In the Peromyscus maniculatus bairdii isolate BWxNUB_F1_BW_parent chromosome 20, HU_Pman_BW_mat_3.1, whole genome shotgun sequence genome, one interval contains:
- the Drc2 gene encoding dynein regulatory complex subunit 2, whose product MPKKGKKSKVPLSDEEQLLLFQQKLLAEEEAAKKKERLLTQFLKDKLAKEEHNSALNLNKINTQWRTVLREVKTRELHKDIEILSQTFERVVDCKDSVIKSLAKDLTEAEEQYAHALRSHLHNVDQLLTLQRRRLNLLEENYNMELEVLTKEFETERKTIIDQHEKEIHYLQDVFMAMEQNYIDSEYESKLEFQSMWDDLKNKNLEEKHFLRLQLENIVEDLWRRFQDALKNYTEATEDRKIAFETLKVKDEKSSKEIEMQMKKIQKLQEAIAALKGKITAYSREGEWQNQCIRNDKELVHVQLRKLKAQRTQARGKSQENLVKLTLESNAALKGLKKVVEKGEKILKLAEICRKFETEEEKVLPFYSSVLTPQEQEEVEKENPEELTEELAKVMVDYSGMENFWKRYNKVKLEVLSLEHRRGQLLDISGKLREMLKQYLDGISVSDEVLSQLNPLFIVNHRSNLPQPPAPAPSGDGKPPATYNIIEAAHIISHTL is encoded by the exons ATgcctaaaaaaggaaaaaagtccaaGGTACCCTTGTCGGATGAGGAGCAGCTACTTCTGTTTCAGCAGAAGTTGCTGGCAGAGGAGGAGGCGGCCAAGAAGAAAGAGAGGCTTCTCACCCAGTTCTTGAAG GACAAGCTGGCCAAGGAAGAACACAACAGCGCTCTGAATCTTAATAAGATTAACACGCAGTGGAGAACTGTCCTTAGGGAAGTCAAGACCAGAGAGCTTCACAAAGACATCGAGATCCTCAGCCAAACGTTTGAACGCGTGGTGGACTGCAAGGACAGTGTCATCAAG TCTTTGGCTAAGGACTTGACGGAAGCCGAGGAGCAGTATGCCCACGCTCTCCGCAGCCACCTACACAACGTTGACCAGCTCCTGACCCTGCAACGTCGCCGTCTCAACCTCCTGGAGGAAAATTACAACATGGAGCTAGAAGTCCTGACCAAAGAGTTTGAGACGGAAAG GAAGACAATCATTGACCAGCATGAGAAAGAAATTCACTACCTACAGGATGTCTTCATGGCCATGGAGCAGAACTATATCGATTCTGAGTATGAGAGCAAGCTAGAGTTCCAGAGCATGTGGGATGATCTGAAAAACAAG AATCTGGAAGAGAAGCACTTTCTTCGTCTACAACTGGAGAACATCGTGGAGGATCTGTGGAGGAGGTTCCAGGACGCACTCAAGAACTACACGGAAGCCACGGAGGACCGGAAGATCGCCTTTGAGACTCTGAAGGTGAAGGACGAGAAGAGCTCTAAAGAGATCGAGATGCAGATGAAGAAGATCCAGAAGCTGCAG GAGGCCATCGCCGCCTTGAAAGGGAAGATCACAGCCTACAGCCGCGAAGGCGAATGGCAGAACCAGTGTATCCGCAACGACAAGGAGCTGGTCCACGTCCAGCTTCGGAAACTGAAGGCCCAGCGGACGCAGGCTCGGGGGAAGTCTCAGGAGAACTTAGTCAAACTCACCCTGGAGAGTAATGCCGCCCTCAAGGGCCTGAAAAAGGTCGTGGAAAAG GGTGAAAAGATCCTTAAGCTTGCTGAAATATGTAGGAAATtcgaaacagaggaagaaaaggtgcTGCCTTTCTATTCCTCGGTGTTGACTccccaggagcaggaggaggtggagaaagaGAATCCAGAAGAGCTCACTGAGGAGCTTGCCAAG GTTATGGTGGACTATTCGGGGATGGAGAACTTCTGGAAGAGATACAACAAGGTGAAACTGGAGGTCCTGAGTCTGGAGCACAGACGGGGGCAGTTGCTGGACATCAGCGGGAAGCTGAGAGAGATGCTCAAACAGTACCTGGACGGCATCTCCGTGAGCGACGAGGTGCTGAGCCAGCTGAACCCGCTCTTTATCGTGAACCACAGAAGCAACCTGCCCCAGCCGCCTGCACCTGCCCCGTCAGGGGACGGGAAGCCTCCCGCCACTTACAACATCATCGAAGCGGCTCACATCATCTCCCACACTCTGTGA
- the Fkbp11 gene encoding peptidyl-prolyl cis-trans isomerase FKBP11 isoform X1, giving the protein MSLRPLLWLLRLLLLLPLLSGAVCRAEAGPETESPVRTLQVETLVQPPESCTESAALGDTLHIHYTGSLVDGRIIDTSLTRDPLVIELGQKQVIPGLEQSLLDMCVGEKRRAVIPSHLAYGKRGYPPSIPADAVVQYDVELIALIRANYWQKLLKGILPLVGMAMVPALLGLIGYHLYRKASRPKVSKKKLKEEKRNKSKKK; this is encoded by the exons ATGTCCCTGCGCCCCTTGCTCTGGCTGCTccgactgctgctgctgctgccgctgctcaGTGGGGCGGTGTGCCGGGCTGAGGCTGGGCCAGAAACCGAAAGTCCCGTCCGGACCCTCCAAGTGGAGACCCTG GTACAGCCCCCTGAGTCGTGTACGGAATCCGCTGCCTTGGGAGACACGCTGCACATACACTACACG GGCAGCTTGGTAGATGGACGCATTATTGACACCTCTCTGACCAGAGATCCTCTGGTTATAGAACTTGGCCAAAAGCAGGTGATTCCAG GTCTGGAGCAGAGCCTTCTGGACATGTGTGTGGG agAGAAGCGAAGAGCAGTCATTCCTTCTCACCTGGCCTATGGAAAGCGAGGGTACCCGCCATCTATCCCAG CCGATGCCGTGGTGCAGTATGATGTGGAGCTGATTGCATTGATTCGAGCCAACTACTGGCAAAAGCTGCTGAAGGGCATTTTGCCCCTGGTGGGCATGGCTATGGTGCCAGCACTCCTGGGCCTGATTGGGTATCACTTATACAGAAAGGCCAGcagacccaaggtctccaaaaaGAAGCTGAAAGAGGAGAAGCGGAAcaagagtaaaaagaaataa
- the Fkbp11 gene encoding peptidyl-prolyl cis-trans isomerase FKBP11 isoform X2, giving the protein MSLRPLLWLLRLLLLLPLLSGAVCRAEAGPETESPVRTLQVETLGSLVDGRIIDTSLTRDPLVIELGQKQVIPGLEQSLLDMCVGEKRRAVIPSHLAYGKRGYPPSIPADAVVQYDVELIALIRANYWQKLLKGILPLVGMAMVPALLGLIGYHLYRKASRPKVSKKKLKEEKRNKSKKK; this is encoded by the exons ATGTCCCTGCGCCCCTTGCTCTGGCTGCTccgactgctgctgctgctgccgctgctcaGTGGGGCGGTGTGCCGGGCTGAGGCTGGGCCAGAAACCGAAAGTCCCGTCCGGACCCTCCAAGTGGAGACCCTG GGCAGCTTGGTAGATGGACGCATTATTGACACCTCTCTGACCAGAGATCCTCTGGTTATAGAACTTGGCCAAAAGCAGGTGATTCCAG GTCTGGAGCAGAGCCTTCTGGACATGTGTGTGGG agAGAAGCGAAGAGCAGTCATTCCTTCTCACCTGGCCTATGGAAAGCGAGGGTACCCGCCATCTATCCCAG CCGATGCCGTGGTGCAGTATGATGTGGAGCTGATTGCATTGATTCGAGCCAACTACTGGCAAAAGCTGCTGAAGGGCATTTTGCCCCTGGTGGGCATGGCTATGGTGCCAGCACTCCTGGGCCTGATTGGGTATCACTTATACAGAAAGGCCAGcagacccaaggtctccaaaaaGAAGCTGAAAGAGGAGAAGCGGAAcaagagtaaaaagaaataa
- the Arf3 gene encoding ADP-ribosylation factor 3 — translation MGNIFGNLLKSLIGKKEMRILMVGLDAAGKTTILYKLKLGEIVTTIPTIGFNVETVEYKNISFTVWDVGGQDKIRPLWRHYFQNTQGLIFVVDSNDRERVNEAREELMRMLAEDELRDAVLLVFANKQDLPNAMNAAEITDKLGLHSLRHRNWYIQATCATSGDGLYEGLDWLANQLKNKK, via the exons GCAATATCTTTGGAAACCTTCTGAAGAGCCTAATTGGGAAGAAGGAGATGCGCATCCTGATGGTGGGCCTGGATGCTGCAGGGAAGACCACCATCCTGTATAAGCTGAAGCTGGGGGAGATTGTCACCACCATCCCTACCATTG GGTTTAATGTGGAAACAGTGGAATATAAGAATATCAGCTTCACAGTATGGGACGTAGGTGGCCAGGACAAGATTCGGCCCCTCTGGAGACACTACTTCCAGAACACCCAAG gCTTGATATTTGTGGTGGACAGCAATGATCGGGAGCGAGTCAACGAGGCCCGGGAGGAGCTGATGAGGATGCTGGCGGAGGACGAGCTCCGGGACGCTGTGCTCCTTGTGTTCGCAAACAAGCAG GATTTGCCGAATGCTATGAACGCTGCTGAAATCACAGACAAGCTGGGGCTGCATTCTCTGCGCCACCGCAATTGGTACATTCAGGCCACCTGTGCAACCAGCGGGGACGGGCTCTATGAGGGCTTGGACTGGCTGGCCAATCAACTCAAGAACAAGAAGTGA